Genomic segment of Candidatus Protochlamydia amoebophila UWE25:
TTATGGAAGAAAGGATGAGAATGGAGTTTGTTCAGCAAGATTTTGAAATTGACGATGTCCTTTGTAAATATTTGATGGCTCATTTATCGATTGTTGAAAAAGGAGCCCCCAAGTGATTCCCCGGTTTGGTTTCTTTGGAAAGAATCCTGCTTTTGGATTTTCGAAAGTTCTCAAGACAATTTTGTGAAAAGGCTACATGTTGAGTCGCGATGCGCTGCCGGGATAGTGGAATACGACTTGGAAAAAGGCATTCTCAAACATGTAGGCATACGAGGTTAGCGGTCCTTGCAAGCTGCGATAAAGGGCACTTGATGCGCTTTGTGTCTAAATACTTAGGCCCGGATAAAGAGAGTTGAAATCCTTGGTTCGTAGCAAACATCGTCGATCCATTGGACGTCATGATAAAAAATCACTCCTCAATCGATCGTCGCCAAAAACGTCTCGTTTTTTAAACGGGGCCGGATCTAGCATCATAGGGATTGTTTATGGAAAAGCTGCAAGCCAACATCGCCAAGATCTATGGCAGGAGTGGAGAAAGCTGGCTTGTTGGACTGACTCTACCATAGAAGAGTTAAAAAGTGCGTGGGAATTGTCCGAGTTGAAGCCGCTTTCGAATCTCAGCTATAGCTATGTGCTGGGAGGGTTTCAAGGTTGCACTCCTATCATTTTGAAACTCAGCCCGGATTATGAACAGATCAAGAAGCGAGCCCTTGATGTTTTCAAAGGATTCGGAGCGGTTTCTGTTCTTGGTCGCAAAGGCGGTGTCCTTTTATTAGGGCGCGCAATGCCAGGAGCTTTGTTAAAAAACAGTCATTCTAAGGAGAGCAGAATAGAGATTGCCTGTAAGGTTATGAACAGGCTGCATCAAACTCCCCTTCCAATAAAGGGGCGTTTCCCTGCATCGAAGAATGGCTTATCACAATTGACAAAGAATAGGACCTTCCGAAAGATCATTTGGAGAAAGCCCACAGTTTGAAAAAGCGACTCATGAAGAATAGTTCAGGTCGCCCAAGTTCTTCTTCATGGAGATCTCCATCAAGAAAACATCTTCTCTCAAGGGAGCTGGGCAGTCATCGACCCGAAAGGAGTCATAGGCTGCCCCATATATGAAGTTTGGGCATGCGTCGAAGATCCTAAGAGAGATCTTAAATTTATCTCCATCTATTTCAAATATCCATTTCAAGTGATGGCTGAGTGGTATATTACGATCGCCTTATTTTAGCAGCCTGCTGGCAGGAGGAAGACGGCCTTGATGCCGACCACTTTTAGCTCCAGCTCAATCAGTTCTGCCTATGATTGAAACTTAAGTCATTCTAAACAATTGTTATATCAAAAGCGTGGAGCAACCCAGAAGCTTCTGCAAAAGAAAATTTTGCTTTCTCGATTTTATTTGATTTCGGATCGATATCACATTGGGTACTACTAGAAAAATCTGCATTGCACAGATCGCAATTGTGGAAAATTGCTCCTGACAAGTCAACGCCGCTGAAATCAGCACTTTTCAATGTTGTGTTTGTAAAATGGCTGTCTTTTAATTTGCTTCCATTGAAAGAACTACTCTTCATGTTGAGATCTAAAAAATTGCAGTACTGCAGCAGACAATTCTTAAAATTCGCTGAGAAAAATGTCTTCTCGCATTTGAAAAAATTCATCTCCAGTAATCTTGAAGTCTGAGAATTGAACATTCTGAAGATGGCAACCGTCCAGCTTTACAAGACTGAAATTGCAATTCGAGAAAGTGCACGATTGAATTTTGCATTCCGCTGGATAGTTTCAGAGAAATCACAACTATTGAAGGTGCAGTCAGTGAAGGAATGCTTTTCTAGGCTTTCCTTGGAAAAGTTTTCCGATTTGATTATCTCTCTATCTATATTCTGTTCAATTTCAGGCATTTATAGCTCTAAGTTGGTATTTCCTCACAGCTTCCGTAGGAGGCAATTGCTTTAAAAACTCTTGAGATAACTGGAAGTCTGTGGTAAAATAAAAACAATAATAACTCGTTGAAGGAGCTAGGTCTAGTGAGAATTTAAGTTTGAATCCAATCTGTTAACTAAACAACCCAAGGATCAAACTTATGTCTCGGCTTCTCATACAATTTTCACATCTTTTTAAATCTTTTCGCTCTTTTCCTCTCTTCGAGGATCTCTCCCTTTCGATTAATGAAGGCGAACTTTTTGCCTTGATCGGCGAAAACGGGGCTGGAAAAACCACGCTGCTTCAGATTCTGGCTGGAACCATGCAGCCTGATTCCGGCAATTTCAGCAAAGGTTTCAGCATTTCAATCGCCTTCCTTTCACAGGAAATCGTTCTGGCCAATCCTTCAGTCTCTGTAAGGGAATTCATAGAAGGAAATTCTCTTTCGGACCTTGAAAAAGAAATGGCAGCCTGCCTGGAAGATCCAGACCGTTTGGCTGAATGGGCTGAGCTGCATGAGAAATACGAGCAGTTAGGCGGATACCGCCGGATTCCGATCGAACAAGTTCTACGCGGACTGAAGCTGGAAAGCAGCCTGCTCGATCTACCTCTGTCCCGCTTAAGCAGCGGACAAAGAGTGCGGGCAGCGCTGGCTAAAGCATTGGTAAAAAATCCGGATCTTCTGCTTTTGGATGAACCGACCAATCATCTCGACCAGGAAATGCTTGAATGGCTGGAATCTGTTTTGAAGCAGAGGCAAGGAGCCTGCATTATCGTCTCGCACGACCGTAAATTTTTAAATGCCGTCTGCAATAGGCTCGTCGAAATCAAAAACGGCAAGCTCACCAGCTACGGAGGCAGCTATGACTTCTATCTTACAGAGCAGGAAAGGATACTGGAAAGGCAGATGAAAGCCTATAAAGCTCAAGAGGAAGAAAGATCTTTTCTCAAGGAGAAAATCAAAGCAGTTACCTTTTCCAAAGGAAAGCCCCCTCCTCCAAAGGACCGCAATATCATAGCTTACTACGATAAAAGAGGGGAAAAGCATCAAAAATCGCTGCAGCATAAACTCAATGCCATG
This window contains:
- a CDS encoding pentapeptide repeat-containing protein — its product is MNFFKCEKTFFSANFKNCLLQYCNFLDLNMKSSSFNGSKLKDSHFTNTTLKSADFSGVDLSGAIFHNCDLCNADFSSSTQCDIDPKSNKIEKAKFSFAEASGLLHAFDITIV
- a CDS encoding pentapeptide repeat-containing protein, which codes for MQSCTFSNCNFSLVKLDGCHLQNVQFSDFKITGDEFFQMREDIFLSEF
- the abc-f gene encoding ribosomal protection-like ABC-F family protein, producing MSRLLIQFSHLFKSFRSFPLFEDLSLSINEGELFALIGENGAGKTTLLQILAGTMQPDSGNFSKGFSISIAFLSQEIVLANPSVSVREFIEGNSLSDLEKEMAACLEDPDRLAEWAELHEKYEQLGGYRRIPIEQVLRGLKLESSLLDLPLSRLSSGQRVRAALAKALVKNPDLLLLDEPTNHLDQEMLEWLESVLKQRQGACIIVSHDRKFLNAVCNRLVEIKNGKLTSYGGSYDFYLTEQERILERQMKAYKAQEEERSFLKEKIKAVTFSKGKPPPPKDRNIIAYYDKRGEKHQKSLQHKLNAMKTRLEEIEADLLPHPKPKSIKGLKFVELPLASSVAIELDHAGKAYGNKVLFSQFCKSICKGDKILVTGLNGCGKTTLLKAIAGIIPLDEGGIRSAPTAKIAFLDQEAKLLPMDQTPLQYFESQFHLSEEGLRRELHKASLEGADLLRRPFCTLSTGQRKRMMLLALVLEKPNVLLLDEPTNHLDFMTLEAFENALLEFEGAIVAVSHDATFIEKIATQEWRLGSGTYPFCAQLD